In Syntrophorhabdus sp., the following are encoded in one genomic region:
- a CDS encoding putative C-S lyase: protein MRYDFDRVVERKGTDSIKWRRYGGEVLPLWVADMDFVSPEPVVRALHERVDHRVFGYGGATEEFVETVRERLKRLYGWDVPGEEIILVPGVVTGLNLAFTLFAEPGEAVLVQTPVYSHFIADPVNRGRAVIGPPLVKTGETYEIDFDAFEEAITDRTRIFVLCNPHNPVGRVFRKDELERLARICLDRGILICSDEIHCDLLFPGNRHIPIASLGSEVADCTITFMSPSKTFNLAGLKCSFAVIRDPALRKAWLKGSEGLIPHVNVLGVAAALAAYRDGAEWLDQCLAYLEGNRDLLARYLGERLPSLTMSRMEATYLAWIDCRGSGIGGDPYRFFLEKGRVALNDGREYGKGGEGFVRLNFACPRRTLTEALTRMADAVERMHSPKEGA from the coding sequence ATGAGATATGACTTCGATAGGGTTGTAGAGCGGAAGGGCACGGACAGTATCAAGTGGCGAAGATATGGCGGCGAGGTCCTTCCCCTGTGGGTGGCGGACATGGACTTCGTCTCTCCCGAGCCGGTCGTCAGGGCCCTGCACGAACGGGTGGACCACCGGGTCTTTGGATACGGAGGGGCGACGGAGGAGTTCGTGGAGACCGTCCGGGAGAGGCTGAAAAGGCTCTACGGGTGGGACGTGCCAGGGGAGGAGATCATCCTCGTGCCCGGGGTGGTCACGGGTCTTAACCTGGCGTTCACCCTCTTCGCGGAGCCCGGAGAGGCCGTTCTCGTCCAGACACCGGTCTATTCGCACTTCATCGCCGACCCGGTGAACCGGGGACGCGCCGTCATCGGTCCTCCGCTGGTGAAGACGGGGGAAACGTATGAGATCGACTTCGACGCCTTCGAGGAAGCGATCACCGACAGGACGAGGATCTTTGTCCTGTGCAATCCCCACAACCCCGTCGGCCGCGTCTTCAGGAAGGATGAACTGGAAAGGCTTGCCCGCATCTGCCTTGACCGGGGTATCCTTATCTGCTCCGACGAGATCCACTGCGATCTTCTGTTCCCCGGCAACCGGCACATACCCATCGCCAGCCTCGGCAGCGAGGTGGCGGATTGCACCATCACCTTCATGTCGCCGAGCAAGACATTCAACCTGGCGGGCCTGAAGTGCTCCTTCGCTGTGATCAGGGACCCGGCATTACGCAAGGCCTGGCTTAAGGGCAGCGAAGGCCTTATCCCCCACGTGAACGTGCTGGGTGTCGCCGCGGCCCTCGCGGCTTACAGGGACGGAGCCGAGTGGCTTGACCAGTGCCTTGCCTACCTCGAGGGCAACAGAGACCTCCTCGCCCGTTACCTGGGCGAGAGGCTGCCTTCCCTCACGATGAGCCGCATGGAGGCCACCTACCTCGCCTGGATCGACTGCAGGGGGTCGGGGATAGGGGGAGACCCTTATCGTTTCTTTCTCGAGAAAGGGAGAGTGGCCCTCAACGACGGCCGGGAATACGGGAAGGGCGGAGAGGGATTTGTGAGGCTCAACTTCGCCTGCCCGAGACGGACCCTGACGGAGGCCCTGACGCGCATGGCCGATGCCGTGGAAAGGATGCATTCCCCGAAAGAGGGTGCCTGA
- a CDS encoding CopG family transcriptional regulator, protein MQTRHNITLTEDIARELDSVAGELGEKKSSVIEKALMVYFDLLDLKIAQKRMKDLKEGRDRIVDARDVWKEIGI, encoded by the coding sequence ATGCAAACACGACACAATATAACACTGACCGAAGATATTGCGCGGGAGCTCGATTCCGTAGCGGGAGAACTGGGGGAAAAGAAGAGCTCCGTCATAGAGAAGGCCCTTATGGTGTACTTTGACCTTCTCGACCTCAAGATTGCGCAAAAGAGAATGAAGGATCTCAAGGAAGGGCGGGACAGGATCGTCGATGCCAGAGACGTCTGGAAAGAGATCGGTATCTGA
- a CDS encoding type II toxin-antitoxin system RelE/ParE family toxin, whose product MYTLRFLGKAVEDLKRIDFPFQRIIKEKLLILAENPDILKNNITRLSGADEEYYRLRVGNYRIIFEKKERELLILVVRIGHRREVYR is encoded by the coding sequence GTGTATACCCTTCGGTTCCTGGGCAAAGCCGTGGAGGACCTCAAGAGGATCGATTTCCCCTTCCAAAGGATCATAAAGGAAAAACTCCTCATTCTGGCTGAGAACCCCGACATCCTCAAGAACAACATCACCAGGCTTTCCGGCGCGGACGAAGAATACTACAGGCTGCGTGTCGGAAACTACCGGATCATCTTCGAGAAGAAGGAGAGAGAACTCCTGATCCTCGTTGTTCGCATCGGCCACAGGCGGGAGGTGTATCGATGA